A DNA window from Loxodonta africana isolate mLoxAfr1 chromosome 7, mLoxAfr1.hap2, whole genome shotgun sequence contains the following coding sequences:
- the LOC100666406 gene encoding tripartite motif-containing protein 5-like isoform X1, with product MASAIVVKLQEEVTCPICLELLREPLSLDCGHSFCQACITVNSKTSMVSSEGESTCPMCRIKYQADNLRPNQHLANIVEKLREVKVSLEEKGQTGDVCERHGEKLLLFCKEDGKVICWLCERTEEHRGHRTFLVEEVAQKNQAKLKAALERLRMKQKKAEKLGADIREERASWKNQIETERQNVQAQFNQLRDILDSEEQCELQKLQKEEENIMDKLAKGEKELAQQSQWAEELVSDLEHRLQASSVEMLQGVNDIIKRSETFTVKRPKTFPKKPRRTFQAPDLRDILQMFREPTDTQYYGGEEKSQYLQANYSYYHS from the exons ATGGCGTCTGCAATCGTAGTGAAACTGCAGGAAGAGGTGACCTGCCCCATTTGCTTAGAGCTTCTGAGAGAACCCCTGAGCCTAGACTGTGGCCACAGCTTCTGCCAAGCCTGTATCACTGTGAACAGTAAGACATCCATGGTTAGCTCAGAAGGGGAGAGCACCTGTCCTATGTGCCGGATCAAATACCAGGCTGACAACCTACGGCCTAATCAGCATTTGGCCAACATAGTGGAGAAACTGAGGGAGGTCAAAGTGAGCCTGGAGGAGAAGGGGCAAACGGGAGACGTCTGTGAGCGCCATGGAGAGAAACTATTGCTCTTTTGTAAGGAGGACGGGAAGGTTATTTGCTGGCTTTGTGAGCGAACTGAGGAACACCGTGGTCATCGTACGTTCCTTGTGGAGGAGGTTGCCCAGAAGAACCAG GCAAAACTCAAGGCAGCTCTTGAAAGGCTGAGAATGAAGCAGAAGAAAGCTGAGAAGCTGGGAGCTGACATCAGAGAAGAGAGGGCTTCCTGGAAG AATCAGATAGAAACTGAGAGACAAAATGTCCAAGCACAGTTTAATCAGCTGAGAGATATTCTGGACAGTGAGGAGCAGTGTGAACTACAAAAGCTGCAGAAAGAGGAGGAGAATATTATGGATAAGCTGGCAAAGGGTGAGAAAGAACTGGCCCAGCAGAGCCAATGGGCAGAAGAGCTCGTCTCAGATCTGGAGCATCGACTGCAGGCGTCCTCAGTAGAGATGCTGCAG GGTGTGAATGACATTATAAAAAG GAGTGAGACCTTCACCGTGAAGAGGCCAAAAACTTTTCCCAAGAAACCAAGGAGAACATTCCAAGCTCCAGATCTAAGGGATATACTGCAGATGTTTAGAG AGCCGACAGATACCCAATACTACGGGGGTGAGGAGAAATCACAGTATCTTCAAGCCAACTATTCTTACTACCATTCATAA
- the LOC100666406 gene encoding tripartite motif-containing protein 5-like isoform X4 — MASAIVVKLQEEVTCPICLELLREPLSLDCGHSFCQACITVNSKTSMVSSEGESTCPMCRIKYQADNLRPNQHLANIVEKLREVKVSLEEKGQTGDVCERHGEKLLLFCKEDGKVICWLCERTEEHRGHRTFLVEEVAQKNQAKLKAALERLRMKQKKAEKLGADIREERASWKNQIETERQNVQAQFNQLRDILDSEEQCELQKLQKEEENIMDKLAKGEKELAQQSQWAEELVSDLEHRLQASSVEMLQGVNDIIKRSETFTVKRPKTFPKKPRRTFQAPDLRDILQMFREPTDTQYYGVSLTLRPVMPNANVMITDDWRQVRSVLYWMPFESFNIGIYDNYGVLGFQYMESGKHYWEVDVSNKTEWILGVCFRDCRTRATYAHHQTLYSSYSPQCGFWVVWLQNGSMYNTFKNSSLNNPSILTLSLTVPPNHVGIFLDYEAGSLSFFNVTNHGFLIYKFSKCRFPKPTCPYFNPMKCTLPMSLCLPDS, encoded by the exons ATGGCGTCTGCAATCGTAGTGAAACTGCAGGAAGAGGTGACCTGCCCCATTTGCTTAGAGCTTCTGAGAGAACCCCTGAGCCTAGACTGTGGCCACAGCTTCTGCCAAGCCTGTATCACTGTGAACAGTAAGACATCCATGGTTAGCTCAGAAGGGGAGAGCACCTGTCCTATGTGCCGGATCAAATACCAGGCTGACAACCTACGGCCTAATCAGCATTTGGCCAACATAGTGGAGAAACTGAGGGAGGTCAAAGTGAGCCTGGAGGAGAAGGGGCAAACGGGAGACGTCTGTGAGCGCCATGGAGAGAAACTATTGCTCTTTTGTAAGGAGGACGGGAAGGTTATTTGCTGGCTTTGTGAGCGAACTGAGGAACACCGTGGTCATCGTACGTTCCTTGTGGAGGAGGTTGCCCAGAAGAACCAG GCAAAACTCAAGGCAGCTCTTGAAAGGCTGAGAATGAAGCAGAAGAAAGCTGAGAAGCTGGGAGCTGACATCAGAGAAGAGAGGGCTTCCTGGAAG AATCAGATAGAAACTGAGAGACAAAATGTCCAAGCACAGTTTAATCAGCTGAGAGATATTCTGGACAGTGAGGAGCAGTGTGAACTACAAAAGCTGCAGAAAGAGGAGGAGAATATTATGGATAAGCTGGCAAAGGGTGAGAAAGAACTGGCCCAGCAGAGCCAATGGGCAGAAGAGCTCGTCTCAGATCTGGAGCATCGACTGCAGGCGTCCTCAGTAGAGATGCTGCAG GGTGTGAATGACATTATAAAAAG GAGTGAGACCTTCACCGTGAAGAGGCCAAAAACTTTTCCCAAGAAACCAAGGAGAACATTCCAAGCTCCAGATCTAAGGGATATACTGCAGATGTTTAGAG AGCCGACAGATACCCAATACTACGGGG TTTCCTTAACACTGAGACCAGTGATGCCTAATGCCAACGTGATGATTACTGATGATTGGAGACAAGTGAGATCAGTGCTCTACTGGATGCCATTCGAATCATTTAATATTGGCATTTACGATAACTATGGTGTCCTGGGCTTCCAGTATATGGAGTCAGGGAAACATTACTGGGAGGTAGATGTATCTAACAAAACTGAATGGATCCTGGGGGTATGTTTTAGAGATTGCCGTACACGTGCTACATATGCTCATCATCAAACTCTTTATTCTAGCTACAGTCCTCAATGTGGCTTTTGGGTTGTATGGTTACAGAATGGATCTATGTATAATACATTTAAGAATTCATCTTTGAATAATCCTTCAATCTTAACCCTCTCTCTGACTGTTCCTCCCAATCATGTTGGCATTTTCCTAGATTATGAGGCtggctctttgtctttttttaatgtcACAAACCACGGGTTTCTCATCTACAAATTCTCTAAGTGTCGCTTTCCTAAGCCTACTTGTCCATATTTCAATCCTATGAAATGTACGTTACCCATGTCTCTTTGTTTACCAGACTCTTGA
- the LOC100666406 gene encoding tripartite motif-containing protein 5-like isoform X3, whose product MASAIVVKLQEEVTCPICLELLREPLSLDCGHSFCQACITVNSKTSMVSSEGESTCPMCRIKYQADNLRPNQHLANIVEKLREVKVSLEEKGQTGDVCERHGEKLLLFCKEDGKVICWLCERTEEHRGHRTFLVEEVAQKNQAKLKAALERLRMKQKKAEKLGADIREERASWKNQIETERQNVQAQFNQLRDILDSEEQCELQKLQKEEENIMDKLAKGEKELAQQSQWAEELVSDLEHRLQASSVEMLQE is encoded by the exons ATGGCGTCTGCAATCGTAGTGAAACTGCAGGAAGAGGTGACCTGCCCCATTTGCTTAGAGCTTCTGAGAGAACCCCTGAGCCTAGACTGTGGCCACAGCTTCTGCCAAGCCTGTATCACTGTGAACAGTAAGACATCCATGGTTAGCTCAGAAGGGGAGAGCACCTGTCCTATGTGCCGGATCAAATACCAGGCTGACAACCTACGGCCTAATCAGCATTTGGCCAACATAGTGGAGAAACTGAGGGAGGTCAAAGTGAGCCTGGAGGAGAAGGGGCAAACGGGAGACGTCTGTGAGCGCCATGGAGAGAAACTATTGCTCTTTTGTAAGGAGGACGGGAAGGTTATTTGCTGGCTTTGTGAGCGAACTGAGGAACACCGTGGTCATCGTACGTTCCTTGTGGAGGAGGTTGCCCAGAAGAACCAG GCAAAACTCAAGGCAGCTCTTGAAAGGCTGAGAATGAAGCAGAAGAAAGCTGAGAAGCTGGGAGCTGACATCAGAGAAGAGAGGGCTTCCTGGAAG AATCAGATAGAAACTGAGAGACAAAATGTCCAAGCACAGTTTAATCAGCTGAGAGATATTCTGGACAGTGAGGAGCAGTGTGAACTACAAAAGCTGCAGAAAGAGGAGGAGAATATTATGGATAAGCTGGCAAAGGGTGAGAAAGAACTGGCCCAGCAGAGCCAATGGGCAGAAGAGCTCGTCTCAGATCTGGAGCATCGACTGCAGGCGTCCTCAGTAGAGATGCTGCAG GAGTGA
- the LOC100666406 gene encoding tripartite motif-containing protein 5-like isoform X2: protein MASAIVVKLQEEVTCPICLELLREPLSLDCGHSFCQACITVNSKTSMVSSEGESTCPMCRIKYQADNLRPNQHLANIVEKLREVKVSLEEKGQTGDVCERHGEKLLLFCKEDGKVICWLCERTEEHRGHRTFLVEEVAQKNQAKLKAALERLRMKQKKAEKLGADIREERASWKNQIETERQNVQAQFNQLRDILDSEEQCELQKLQKEEENIMDKLAKGEKELAQQSQWAEELVSDLEHRLQASSVEMLQYFYKS, encoded by the exons ATGGCGTCTGCAATCGTAGTGAAACTGCAGGAAGAGGTGACCTGCCCCATTTGCTTAGAGCTTCTGAGAGAACCCCTGAGCCTAGACTGTGGCCACAGCTTCTGCCAAGCCTGTATCACTGTGAACAGTAAGACATCCATGGTTAGCTCAGAAGGGGAGAGCACCTGTCCTATGTGCCGGATCAAATACCAGGCTGACAACCTACGGCCTAATCAGCATTTGGCCAACATAGTGGAGAAACTGAGGGAGGTCAAAGTGAGCCTGGAGGAGAAGGGGCAAACGGGAGACGTCTGTGAGCGCCATGGAGAGAAACTATTGCTCTTTTGTAAGGAGGACGGGAAGGTTATTTGCTGGCTTTGTGAGCGAACTGAGGAACACCGTGGTCATCGTACGTTCCTTGTGGAGGAGGTTGCCCAGAAGAACCAG GCAAAACTCAAGGCAGCTCTTGAAAGGCTGAGAATGAAGCAGAAGAAAGCTGAGAAGCTGGGAGCTGACATCAGAGAAGAGAGGGCTTCCTGGAAG AATCAGATAGAAACTGAGAGACAAAATGTCCAAGCACAGTTTAATCAGCTGAGAGATATTCTGGACAGTGAGGAGCAGTGTGAACTACAAAAGCTGCAGAAAGAGGAGGAGAATATTATGGATAAGCTGGCAAAGGGTGAGAAAGAACTGGCCCAGCAGAGCCAATGGGCAGAAGAGCTCGTCTCAGATCTGGAGCATCGACTGCAGGCGTCCTCAGTAGAGATGCTGCAG TATTTCTACAAGAGTTAA